A DNA window from Paraburkholderia sp. IMGN_8 contains the following coding sequences:
- a CDS encoding GntR family transcriptional regulator, translating into MNASSFLTKPDGRLPRYQQLRDDLVSRIAAGEWAPEEAIATEAELGEFYNVSTGTVRKAIDLLVVDGVLTRSQGKGTFVRRPRFDSSLFRFFRFKSRTGEPVRPTARVLKREVVKPSEEIRATLRMKASEKAIHLSRVRLIEGQAVLSEEIWLPRARFEPLATLPLEDFEDLLYPLYERLCRQIVASATEILNVEQATSDDASLLGVPAGSPVILVHRVASDFAGTPFEWRSTRGGAATFQYQVEIR; encoded by the coding sequence ATGAATGCGTCGTCTTTCCTGACCAAGCCAGATGGTCGATTGCCTCGGTATCAGCAATTGCGGGACGACCTTGTCAGCCGGATTGCCGCGGGGGAATGGGCGCCTGAAGAAGCCATCGCTACAGAGGCGGAGCTTGGTGAGTTCTATAACGTATCCACTGGTACGGTGCGTAAGGCAATCGATTTGCTGGTTGTCGACGGTGTGCTCACGCGCAGCCAGGGCAAGGGAACGTTTGTTCGCCGGCCCCGCTTTGATTCATCGCTGTTTCGCTTCTTCCGTTTCAAGTCGCGTACGGGTGAACCAGTGCGGCCGACTGCGCGCGTGCTTAAACGCGAAGTGGTCAAGCCCAGCGAGGAGATTCGGGCAACGCTGCGGATGAAAGCTTCCGAGAAGGCGATTCATCTGTCACGCGTCCGGCTGATCGAAGGGCAAGCTGTCCTGTCCGAGGAAATCTGGCTGCCTCGCGCCCGCTTCGAGCCACTGGCCACCTTGCCGCTCGAGGATTTTGAGGACCTGCTGTACCCCCTATACGAGCGGCTCTGCCGGCAGATTGTGGCGTCCGCCACGGAAATTCTCAACGTGGAACAGGCCACGTCCGACGATGCATCGCTTCTGGGCGTGCCGGCCGGCAGCCCCGTGATTCTGGTTCACCGCGTCGCGTCGGACTTTGCCGGGACGCCGTTTGAATGGCGCAGCACACGCGGCGGCGCCGCCACTTTCCAGTATCAGGTCGAAATCCGCTGA
- a CDS encoding MFS transporter, with translation MSTPTGFEQQVMKKMAWRLMPLLIIMFLISFIDRQNVGFAKLEMVHALGMTEASYGLGASLFFIGYLLFEVPSTLALHRFGARTWLARIMITWGIVTVLMAFARSLPVFYSFRFALGVAEAGFYPGVIYYLTQWFPQSYRTKVLGFFTLGSSLANMLGSLIGGLLLTLGGTWGFAGWQWVFIATGIPAILIAFVALKFLPDSVKDAPFLSQGEKDVVIAALKREESVEAKGTRPWGALLDPKVLMFALTYMLMSTSLYGVTYWMPTLLKSDGVSSSLNGVLNMIPWALATLLLLWLPGKLKRERVVLKAMSLVAGIGVVCFASSLVLPSASMRFAALCLGGACIPLLYPCFWSLPPRFFTGARAAASVAAINAIGNLGGFAGQNLMPYVGKVAHSPVAPMLVPTACLFVLGIGTAVAGLASARRRMALESAAARSI, from the coding sequence ATGTCTACACCGACAGGATTTGAGCAGCAGGTCATGAAAAAGATGGCGTGGCGGCTGATGCCGTTGCTGATCATCATGTTTCTCATTTCGTTCATCGACCGCCAGAACGTCGGCTTTGCCAAGCTGGAGATGGTGCATGCCCTCGGCATGACGGAAGCGTCATACGGTCTCGGGGCGTCGCTATTCTTCATCGGCTATCTCCTCTTCGAAGTGCCTAGCACGCTTGCGCTTCATCGCTTCGGTGCGCGGACATGGCTTGCAAGAATCATGATTACCTGGGGGATCGTCACGGTTTTGATGGCGTTCGCCCGGTCGCTACCGGTCTTCTATTCGTTTCGCTTCGCATTGGGTGTCGCCGAGGCAGGTTTTTATCCCGGCGTCATCTACTACCTCACCCAATGGTTTCCGCAGAGTTACCGCACCAAGGTGCTCGGGTTCTTCACGCTGGGAAGTTCGCTGGCGAACATGCTCGGCTCGCTGATTGGCGGTCTTCTGCTCACGCTCGGCGGAACGTGGGGATTCGCAGGTTGGCAATGGGTGTTCATCGCGACGGGCATTCCGGCCATCCTGATTGCATTTGTCGCGCTCAAGTTTCTACCGGATTCGGTGAAGGACGCGCCGTTTCTTTCACAAGGGGAGAAGGACGTCGTTATTGCCGCGCTCAAACGTGAAGAGTCGGTTGAGGCGAAGGGGACACGGCCTTGGGGCGCGCTGCTCGACCCGAAGGTTCTTATGTTCGCGCTGACGTACATGCTGATGTCGACTTCGCTGTACGGCGTGACCTACTGGATGCCGACGCTTCTGAAAAGCGATGGCGTGTCGTCGTCGCTCAATGGCGTTCTGAACATGATTCCATGGGCGCTCGCAACGCTGCTTCTGCTCTGGCTTCCCGGAAAGCTCAAGCGCGAGCGCGTCGTTCTGAAGGCAATGAGTCTGGTGGCGGGAATCGGGGTGGTCTGCTTCGCGTCGAGCCTTGTATTGCCGAGCGCCTCGATGCGCTTCGCCGCCCTGTGCCTGGGGGGAGCATGCATTCCGTTGCTGTACCCGTGCTTCTGGTCGCTTCCCCCGCGGTTCTTCACGGGCGCGAGAGCTGCGGCGAGCGTCGCGGCTATCAATGCAATCGGCAACCTTGGCGGGTTCGCCGGTCAGAACCTGATGCCTTATGTCGGCAAGGTGGCTCATAGCCCCGTCGCGCCGATGCTGGTGCCGACCGCCTGTTTGTTCGTGTTGGGGATTGGAACCGCTGTCGCCGGGCTTGCTAGCGCGCGTCGCAGGATGGCGCTGGAGTCGGCAGCGGCTCGCTCGATTTAG